Proteins encoded by one window of Kribbella italica:
- a CDS encoding MarR family winged helix-turn-helix transcriptional regulator — translation MAVDATERSRRTSALATDLGRLLRTAEREHAALVNDVLGAVPGKIRGYRILVVAAQSAERQNHIGRRLGIDRTVLTYLIDDLETAELVRRVPDPTDRRAHLIMITGHGRSVVCRLAERVAEVDGHFLAALGPAEQIQFQAMVRRLATT, via the coding sequence ATGGCAGTCGACGCGACGGAGCGTTCGCGGCGGACGTCGGCGCTCGCGACAGACCTCGGCCGGCTGCTGCGCACCGCGGAGCGTGAGCACGCCGCGCTGGTGAACGACGTGCTCGGCGCTGTGCCCGGGAAGATCCGCGGGTACCGGATCCTGGTCGTCGCCGCGCAGTCGGCCGAGCGCCAGAACCACATCGGCCGGCGCCTGGGCATCGACCGCACCGTGCTGACCTATCTGATCGACGACCTCGAAACAGCCGAACTGGTCCGGCGCGTGCCGGACCCCACGGACCGGCGGGCCCACCTGATCATGATCACCGGGCACGGGCGATCAGTTGTCTGCCGCCTGGCCGAACGAGTCGCCGAAGTCGATGGTCATTTCCTCGCCGCCCTGGGTCCGGCGGAACAGATCCAGTTTCAGGCCATGGTGCGTCGCCTTGCCACCACCTGA